The Streptomyces europaeiscabiei genome window below encodes:
- a CDS encoding ABC transporter substrate-binding protein — protein MKHQLIQTPVLRTTSRIAGVTVALTLMAACTSGSEGSPTGAQGDTLRIGVPGVATPASLDPARGAVTAANLFFDLAYAPLIHINQKGEFEAGLAESWEYLDGNEHRVFQLSLRTDARFSDGTPVDAEAVKAWLEYFMESGGPFSSAFGKGATVETPSDRKVVLRMKTPNTDVAWQLSQTNGAGFVAATAGLKGKALTRSTFGAGPYVYDAGESVPGDTYTLTPNKHYWDQSAIRWKKVVIKAVPSATALVQGMASGQFGAGVGSLNTIGSAEKAGLGVVSGQLSWDGISILNRAGERNPMSDVKVRQALNYAVDRETLVKGILQGHGRPTAAWVTLDGADPESQSAYAYDPERAKELLEEAGYPSGITFKLLANSGALPSGVPAEQLVQAMAQQMQAAGITLKTTFATPTDLMAEQASGKYDATLTSFGSNAYGTYYPVFVSPNAILNLGKVTDPTIERLTREYLVAPDPKALSQKITRYVTDEALQIPLFVPESVMYTTGAVTNVGFPTDAGGLGRAIYPDPSEWRPKK, from the coding sequence ATGAAGCATCAGTTGATTCAGACTCCTGTACTGCGAACCACGAGCAGAATTGCCGGTGTGACGGTCGCGCTCACGCTGATGGCCGCGTGTACAAGCGGTTCAGAGGGGTCACCCACCGGTGCGCAGGGGGACACGCTTCGAATAGGCGTCCCGGGAGTTGCGACTCCCGCAAGCCTGGACCCCGCACGGGGGGCGGTTACCGCGGCGAATCTCTTCTTCGATCTTGCCTACGCACCGCTGATCCACATCAACCAGAAGGGCGAGTTCGAGGCCGGACTCGCGGAGTCGTGGGAGTACCTCGACGGCAACGAGCACAGGGTCTTCCAGCTATCACTGCGGACCGACGCGCGGTTCTCCGATGGCACGCCGGTGGACGCCGAGGCGGTGAAGGCATGGCTCGAGTACTTCATGGAGTCGGGCGGACCGTTCTCCTCGGCCTTCGGCAAGGGCGCCACGGTGGAGACGCCGAGCGATCGGAAGGTCGTGCTGCGCATGAAAACGCCGAACACTGACGTGGCCTGGCAACTGTCGCAGACCAACGGCGCGGGGTTCGTCGCCGCGACGGCCGGACTGAAGGGCAAGGCTTTGACACGGAGCACCTTCGGTGCCGGTCCGTACGTCTACGACGCGGGCGAGTCGGTGCCTGGTGACACCTACACCCTGACGCCCAACAAGCACTACTGGGATCAGTCGGCCATCCGTTGGAAGAAGGTCGTGATCAAGGCCGTACCTTCCGCGACGGCTTTGGTCCAAGGCATGGCCAGCGGTCAGTTCGGCGCAGGTGTGGGCTCCCTCAACACCATCGGCAGTGCGGAGAAGGCAGGCCTCGGCGTTGTCAGCGGTCAGCTCAGCTGGGACGGCATCAGCATCCTGAACCGCGCAGGGGAGCGCAACCCGATGAGCGACGTGAAGGTTCGTCAGGCGCTGAACTATGCCGTGGACCGCGAAACGCTGGTGAAGGGCATCCTCCAGGGTCACGGAAGGCCGACCGCGGCCTGGGTGACGCTCGACGGCGCCGATCCCGAATCCCAGTCCGCCTATGCATACGATCCGGAGCGAGCGAAGGAACTCCTGGAAGAGGCGGGGTATCCGTCCGGGATCACCTTCAAGCTGCTGGCGAACTCGGGCGCACTGCCAAGCGGGGTGCCCGCGGAGCAGCTGGTGCAGGCCATGGCTCAGCAGATGCAAGCGGCGGGGATCACGCTCAAGACCACGTTCGCGACGCCCACCGACCTGATGGCGGAGCAAGCCTCAGGCAAGTACGACGCCACACTGACAAGCTTCGGCAGCAACGCCTACGGGACCTACTACCCGGTCTTCGTCTCGCCCAATGCGATCTTGAACCTGGGCAAGGTCACCGATCCGACGATCGAGCGGCTGACGCGGGAGTATCTTGTCGCGCCCGATCCGAAGGCCCTCTCCCAGAAGATCACGCGGTACGTGACCGACGAGGCGCTGCAGATTCCACTCTTCGTGCCGGAGTCGGTGATGTACACGACCGGCGCGGTCACCAACGTCGGCTTCCCGACCGACGCGGGCGGCCTCGGGCGGGCGATATACCCCGATCCCAGCGAGTGGCGGCCGAAGAAGTGA
- a CDS encoding MFS transporter has translation MSPTTDGRPHKLPFVVLVLSAGTFLMGTTEFVIAGLLPEIADDLHVSVSQAGLLITAFAAGMIVGAPVMAIATLRLPRRSTLILALVVFALGHLVAALSQSFALVLAARVVTALATGTFWCVGAIVATTAAGPAATSRALSMLLGGLTVATVAGVPLGAWLGQLSGWRGPFWVLAALSAGAAAVIGRYIPADERREAPSVRAEFAALRDVRVWLTLSSMTLLMGGFLATYTYISPLLTERAGIPHGAVPMVLTGYGLGALLGTTVGGRLGDRRPLATLITSAATTTLVLLLLTLLSPNPVAAVILVTLMAMTGFAATPVLGALALRFSSSAPNLVSGLSGSAPNMGIAIGSWTAGIALSSPLGQAGPPLVGTVAVALALVPLTVLALMRATRTEAPPPQPRAAADQPVGCGTQDIG, from the coding sequence ATGTCGCCCACGACCGACGGCCGACCCCACAAACTGCCCTTCGTCGTCCTGGTGCTGTCCGCCGGAACATTCCTCATGGGCACCACCGAATTCGTCATCGCGGGCCTGCTGCCCGAGATCGCCGACGATCTGCATGTCAGCGTCTCTCAGGCAGGACTGCTGATCACGGCGTTCGCGGCAGGCATGATCGTCGGGGCGCCGGTGATGGCCATCGCGACGTTGCGCCTGCCGCGGCGCTCCACGCTGATCCTCGCGCTCGTCGTCTTCGCCCTCGGCCACCTGGTCGCCGCGCTCAGCCAGTCCTTCGCTCTCGTGCTCGCGGCCCGCGTGGTGACCGCGCTGGCCACCGGGACCTTCTGGTGCGTCGGCGCGATCGTGGCCACGACCGCGGCAGGTCCGGCAGCGACGTCACGGGCCCTGAGCATGCTCTTGGGAGGTCTGACCGTGGCCACCGTGGCCGGCGTACCGCTGGGCGCGTGGCTGGGACAGCTGTCGGGCTGGCGCGGGCCGTTCTGGGTGCTCGCCGCGCTGTCGGCCGGCGCGGCGGCGGTCATCGGCCGGTACATCCCTGCCGACGAGCGGCGCGAAGCGCCTTCCGTCCGGGCCGAGTTCGCCGCGCTGCGCGATGTCCGGGTCTGGCTGACGCTGAGTTCCATGACGCTGCTGATGGGCGGTTTCCTGGCGACGTACACCTACATCTCGCCCCTGCTCACCGAACGGGCCGGCATCCCCCATGGAGCCGTGCCCATGGTTCTGACCGGCTACGGTCTGGGCGCCCTGCTGGGCACCACGGTCGGCGGACGCCTGGGCGACCGCCGCCCCCTTGCCACGCTCATCACCTCCGCTGCCACGACCACACTGGTCCTGCTGTTGTTGACCTTGCTCTCCCCGAACCCCGTGGCGGCCGTCATTCTGGTGACACTCATGGCGATGACCGGCTTCGCCGCGACCCCGGTGCTCGGAGCGCTGGCCCTGCGCTTCTCCAGCTCCGCGCCTAACCTCGTCTCCGGCCTCAGTGGCTCAGCACCCAATATGGGTATCGCCATCGGCTCCTGGACGGCGGGCATCGCCCTGTCCTCACCACTCGGGCAAGCAGGGCCCCCGCTGGTCGGCACGGTGGCGGTCGCTCTCGCCCTCGTACCGCTGACCGTACTCGCGCTGATGCGCGCCACCCGCACCGAGGCGCCCCCGCCTCAGCCTCGGGCAGCCGCAGACCAGCCGGTCGGTTGCGGCACTCAGGACATCGGCTGA
- a CDS encoding oligopeptide/dipeptide ABC transporter ATP-binding protein — MSADETLLEVRDLAVEYDTGPHQALSRAVDGVSFTIRPGETLGLVGESGSGKSTIAKAVLHLVPAAHGSIAFDGRDITRVTPQQRTALSSQIQVVFQDPYSSFNPSRTIESSLCEMTLPHGHQDRAEVRRRAAALLERVGMPASAMGKYPGEFSGGQRQRIAIARALMVNPRLLVCDEAVSALDLSVQAQVVNLLRSIQRVTNLAMLFISHDLTVVEHVSQRMLVLYHGRVMETGGAKQVHTAPGHPYTRLLMDAVPTPDPTRRSRHPLQVVSQAHERSARECVFAPRCAHATDVCEEVTPPVVVLDEGHTATCHHARPAAGPVLAPAPEDLIEAPEPSGLPPWAELMRRPMPGMPPLDPGETTDGLRRSYPELSDVMIDEVEINSHVRARFYHRSGSAGRPMLVWAHGGAFVAGDLDMPEANWVGLALAGRNLNVLSVDYRKALDGTAYPAPMEDVLAAWRWATEHADSLGAGPLHLGGASAGGALAAAAALKLRDDSGTLPASVALVYPSLHRELPPWRRDEVTRIRDAAGITYFSSSWIRDMAANYLGDGGPDHGRYAFPGEAELHDLPPHLLLLAEHDTLRSSGQAHADSLRSEGVGFRCHVEPGTVHGFLNTPHAPGGVSGIEVIAQWINEGYGQGESA; from the coding sequence ATGAGCGCCGACGAGACACTTCTGGAAGTGCGTGACCTGGCTGTCGAGTACGACACAGGCCCACACCAGGCGCTGTCCAGGGCAGTCGACGGAGTTAGCTTCACCATCCGCCCAGGAGAGACCCTGGGACTCGTCGGCGAGTCGGGATCGGGGAAGTCGACCATCGCCAAGGCAGTCCTCCACCTGGTACCCGCGGCCCATGGATCCATCGCGTTCGACGGACGCGACATCACGCGGGTAACCCCTCAGCAACGAACGGCACTCAGCTCGCAGATCCAGGTCGTCTTCCAGGACCCCTACAGTTCCTTCAATCCCTCCCGCACGATCGAGAGTTCGCTGTGCGAGATGACGCTGCCCCACGGACATCAGGACCGAGCAGAGGTCCGCCGCCGGGCCGCCGCACTGCTCGAGCGGGTCGGGATGCCCGCGTCGGCCATGGGCAAGTACCCCGGGGAGTTCTCCGGTGGCCAGCGGCAACGGATCGCGATCGCCCGTGCACTGATGGTGAATCCGCGCCTGCTCGTGTGTGACGAGGCTGTCAGCGCGCTGGACCTCTCAGTGCAGGCACAGGTCGTCAATCTGCTCCGCTCGATCCAGCGCGTGACCAATCTCGCGATGCTGTTCATCTCGCATGACCTCACGGTCGTTGAGCACGTTTCGCAGCGGATGCTCGTTCTCTACCACGGCCGCGTGATGGAAACCGGAGGAGCGAAGCAGGTGCACACCGCGCCTGGGCACCCCTATACACGTCTGCTCATGGACGCGGTCCCCACGCCGGACCCCACGCGGCGGTCCCGGCACCCCCTGCAGGTGGTCAGCCAGGCACACGAACGCTCCGCCCGGGAGTGCGTCTTCGCGCCCAGGTGTGCCCACGCCACAGACGTCTGCGAAGAGGTGACTCCACCCGTCGTCGTCCTCGACGAGGGGCATACGGCCACCTGCCACCACGCCAGACCAGCGGCTGGACCTGTACTTGCCCCCGCCCCCGAGGACCTGATCGAAGCACCCGAGCCCTCCGGGCTTCCACCATGGGCCGAACTGATGCGACGACCGATGCCCGGCATGCCGCCGCTGGACCCCGGGGAGACCACTGACGGCCTGCGCCGCTCGTATCCGGAGCTGTCCGACGTCATGATCGACGAGGTGGAGATCAATTCCCACGTCCGGGCGCGTTTCTACCACCGCTCGGGCAGCGCCGGCCGGCCGATGCTCGTTTGGGCCCACGGCGGGGCGTTCGTCGCGGGTGACCTGGACATGCCGGAGGCCAACTGGGTGGGGCTGGCTCTGGCCGGTCGAAATCTCAACGTGCTTTCGGTGGACTACCGAAAGGCACTGGACGGCACGGCCTATCCGGCTCCGATGGAAGACGTCCTGGCGGCATGGCGCTGGGCAACCGAGCATGCCGACTCGCTCGGCGCAGGCCCCCTCCACCTCGGCGGAGCAAGTGCCGGCGGCGCTCTCGCGGCAGCGGCCGCGCTCAAGCTTCGCGACGACTCAGGCACTCTCCCTGCCTCAGTGGCCCTCGTATACCCAAGCCTGCACAGAGAGCTGCCCCCCTGGAGACGGGACGAGGTCACCAGAATCCGTGACGCCGCCGGTATCACGTACTTCAGCTCATCGTGGATTCGAGACATGGCAGCCAACTACCTCGGCGACGGTGGGCCGGACCATGGCCGGTATGCCTTCCCGGGTGAGGCGGAACTCCACGACCTGCCACCCCACCTTCTCCTCCTGGCCGAGCACGACACGCTGCGCTCATCGGGTCAGGCCCACGCGGACTCACTTCGTTCCGAGGGCGTCGGGTTCCGCTGCCATGTCGAGCCGGGAACCGTCCACGGGTTCCTCAACACCCCCCACGCACCGGGTGGAGTCAGCGGCATCGAAGTGATCGCCCAATGGATCAACGAGGGGTACGGCCAAGGAGAGTCCGCATAG
- a CDS encoding ABC transporter permease → MSPRVRRVGAQTVSASSTSTAVVPTSTGAATPGRNGGAAVRLVRRRLMLAIPQLLIVTSVTFLLVSLSPGDPARAILGLQAPPESVARLRAELRLDQPVWVQYWHWLVDALHGDLGASITSQQPVTDAIAQGLPVTLSLVVGGLLVTSVIGIGIGVLTALRGGTAGRLVDGLALVGFALPNFWLASGLVAVFAVTLGMFPALGYVSFIESPSGWFMSLVLPVIALAAAGAAVVARQTREAMSGVINSEYVRMARAHGVRPIALVIRYELRNAAVPVVTVIGTQFVALLVGTLFIEQVFALPGLGSLLVDAALSHDLPVLLGVTVTFTLMVIAVNLLIDVLYLWLNPKVRKQ, encoded by the coding sequence ATGTCCCCTCGAGTCCGGAGGGTCGGAGCGCAGACGGTGTCAGCGTCAAGCACCTCAACGGCGGTAGTCCCTACCTCGACCGGCGCGGCGACACCTGGTCGAAATGGGGGTGCAGCGGTCCGGCTCGTACGTCGGCGGCTGATGCTGGCGATCCCACAACTTCTGATCGTCACCTCGGTCACTTTCCTGCTGGTGTCGCTCTCACCCGGCGATCCGGCCAGGGCGATCCTCGGATTGCAGGCTCCCCCTGAGTCGGTAGCACGGCTCAGGGCGGAGCTTCGCCTCGACCAGCCTGTCTGGGTGCAGTACTGGCACTGGCTGGTCGATGCTCTGCACGGTGACCTCGGTGCCTCGATCACCTCGCAACAGCCGGTGACCGACGCCATCGCACAGGGCCTCCCCGTGACGCTCTCGTTGGTGGTCGGCGGATTGCTGGTGACGTCGGTCATCGGCATAGGCATAGGCGTGCTGACGGCACTGCGCGGCGGGACCGCCGGCCGGCTCGTCGACGGGCTGGCTCTGGTGGGGTTCGCACTCCCCAACTTCTGGCTCGCGTCCGGGCTCGTCGCGGTCTTCGCCGTGACGCTGGGGATGTTCCCGGCTCTCGGATATGTGTCGTTCATCGAATCGCCGTCCGGTTGGTTCATGTCATTGGTCCTGCCGGTCATCGCGTTGGCCGCCGCAGGTGCTGCGGTCGTCGCGCGGCAGACCCGCGAAGCGATGTCGGGCGTCATCAACTCGGAGTACGTCCGGATGGCACGTGCGCACGGCGTACGGCCGATAGCCCTGGTGATCCGCTACGAGCTCCGCAACGCCGCCGTCCCCGTGGTCACCGTGATCGGCACGCAGTTCGTCGCGTTGCTGGTCGGCACCCTGTTTATAGAACAAGTGTTTGCACTGCCCGGCCTAGGTTCGTTGCTGGTCGATGCTGCCCTCTCGCACGACCTGCCGGTCCTGCTGGGCGTCACCGTCACGTTCACGTTGATGGTCATCGCCGTCAACCTGCTCATCGACGTCTTGTACCTCTGGCTGAATCCCAAGGTGAGAAAGCAATGA
- a CDS encoding dipeptide/oligopeptide/nickel ABC transporter permease/ATP-binding protein, with protein MTNLLGVDPAGASSDRSGLGDVADTRAPVSKSGRRSWTFTTALSGGYLLIVAAVAVLAPIIWPHVAGQNAADILEANQGPSGNHLLGTDTVGRDVLLRILVGTGPTMLGVVEGLAVVAVLGIPVGVVAGYFQGRVDKTASWVADIVFSIPAIVVIMAVLAVFRGSMLAAMVAFGVLAAPGLMRIVRAVTLEICGELYIAAAQVAGLSRFYILTRHVLPRIRGTLAVQLSLLGALALLVQTGLAFLGLLIAPPAPSWGGMVAEGTSVLALNPWLIWPSGAVIALTVLAFGFLSDSIRTRTGRQPVVVKRPDRRRSLRGAPDVTPSPESGAKSSTPWLTSADDDLVRIQGLRVSVVTQAGTTRIVDSVTLSIRPGETVGLVGESGCGKSVTAAALTGVLPANMFVEAGTIEFEGADLTRLNQRALRSVQGRKIGLIGQEPMIGLNPAMRIGAQLSELVRLHHGCRRAEARRRVVELLGSVRLRDPESVARKYPHELSGGMAQRVAIARALAGEPELLIADEPTTALDVTVQAEILDLLRETQQQRGMAILLITHDWGVVAELCERAVVMYAGHVIESGPVEGILTRPHHPYTDLLLSSDPHRSRGVDMLPTIPGLVPPPGSWPVGCRFADRCPRVEQDCRGGHIAVEQVNDSLVRCLHTLPGAES; from the coding sequence ATGACAAACCTCCTCGGTGTTGATCCGGCTGGTGCGAGCAGTGACCGGTCTGGCCTGGGCGACGTAGCCGACACGAGGGCGCCGGTGTCGAAGAGCGGCCGACGATCCTGGACCTTCACGACGGCCCTCTCCGGCGGCTACCTGCTGATCGTTGCGGCGGTCGCCGTCCTTGCGCCGATCATCTGGCCGCATGTCGCCGGTCAGAACGCGGCAGACATCCTGGAGGCCAACCAGGGGCCGAGCGGGAACCATCTGCTCGGCACGGATACGGTCGGGCGGGACGTGTTGCTCCGGATCCTGGTGGGAACGGGGCCGACGATGCTCGGGGTCGTGGAGGGGCTCGCTGTTGTCGCAGTCCTCGGAATCCCCGTCGGTGTTGTTGCCGGCTATTTCCAGGGCCGCGTCGACAAGACGGCGAGCTGGGTCGCCGACATCGTGTTCTCCATCCCCGCCATCGTCGTCATCATGGCAGTCCTGGCTGTCTTCCGTGGCAGCATGCTCGCCGCCATGGTGGCCTTCGGTGTCCTGGCCGCGCCGGGTCTGATGCGGATTGTCCGTGCAGTCACCTTGGAGATATGCGGAGAGCTCTACATTGCTGCCGCGCAAGTGGCAGGCCTGAGTCGGTTCTACATCCTCACCCGGCATGTTCTCCCTCGTATACGGGGCACGCTAGCGGTGCAGCTGTCGCTGCTTGGCGCATTGGCACTGCTGGTACAGACCGGCCTCGCGTTTCTGGGGCTCCTGATCGCACCGCCCGCCCCGTCATGGGGTGGCATGGTGGCCGAGGGCACCAGCGTGCTGGCCCTGAACCCCTGGCTGATCTGGCCGTCCGGCGCGGTGATCGCGCTGACCGTTCTCGCGTTCGGCTTTCTCAGTGACAGCATCCGCACCAGGACGGGCCGCCAACCCGTTGTCGTCAAACGACCCGATCGGCGACGGTCCCTGCGCGGCGCTCCTGATGTGACACCGTCGCCTGAGTCGGGGGCGAAGTCGTCGACACCGTGGTTGACGTCGGCTGACGACGATCTGGTTCGGATACAGGGTTTGCGCGTTTCGGTGGTGACCCAGGCAGGAACGACGCGGATTGTCGATTCCGTGACGCTGTCGATCCGGCCGGGCGAGACCGTCGGGCTGGTCGGTGAGAGCGGCTGCGGCAAGTCGGTCACGGCAGCCGCGTTGACAGGGGTCCTGCCCGCCAACATGTTCGTGGAGGCCGGCACGATCGAGTTCGAGGGCGCGGACTTGACCCGGTTGAACCAGCGCGCCCTCCGTAGCGTTCAGGGTCGAAAGATAGGACTGATCGGGCAGGAGCCGATGATCGGTCTGAATCCCGCGATGCGCATCGGCGCCCAGCTCTCCGAGTTGGTACGGCTGCACCACGGATGCCGCCGCGCGGAAGCACGACGACGGGTCGTCGAACTGCTTGGCAGTGTGCGACTGCGAGACCCGGAAAGCGTCGCACGGAAGTATCCGCATGAGCTGTCCGGCGGCATGGCGCAACGCGTGGCCATCGCTCGGGCGCTGGCCGGTGAACCCGAGTTGCTGATCGCCGACGAACCGACAACCGCACTGGATGTGACGGTCCAGGCCGAGATCCTCGACCTGCTCCGCGAGACGCAACAGCAACGCGGGATGGCCATCCTGCTGATCACACACGACTGGGGTGTCGTGGCCGAACTCTGCGAAAGGGCTGTCGTCATGTACGCCGGACACGTGATCGAGTCGGGGCCGGTCGAGGGAATCCTAACTCGGCCACATCATCCGTACACAGACCTGCTGCTGTCGTCGGATCCACATCGCTCACGAGGCGTGGACATGCTGCCCACGATTCCCGGGCTCGTACCTCCACCGGGTTCCTGGCCGGTTGGCTGCCGCTTCGCCGATCGTTGTCCGCGCGTCGAACAGGACTGCAGGGGCGGTCACATCGCTGTTGAGCAGGTCAACGATTCCCTCGTGCGGTGCCTCCACACCTTGCCGGGAGCGGAGTCATGA
- a CDS encoding IS5 family transposase (programmed frameshift) — MVRRHELTDAQWQKIEPLLPGNGKPGGQWADHRRVINGVLFRARTGVPWPDLPDRYGPWQTVYERHRRWSADGTWKSVLQELQIEADADDPDGTLARRAERQEWAVNIDSTSCRAHHHAAGAPRKPPADYPQKGAGRVRKQMGEALGRSRGGLTSKVHLLSDDRARPLHWLTSPGQRGDSPMFAPVLDGLRIRRRGPGRPRSRPDRVRGDKAYSSRDNRAYLRRRGIKATIAQPDDQRLHRKRRGRAGGRPPAFDKAQYRRRNAVERCVNKWKQFRAVATRYDKRDYIFNGTLTVTAVVIWLRDTVQEPSETA, encoded by the exons ATGGTGCGGCGACACGAGCTCACGGACGCGCAGTGGCAGAAGATCGAACCCCTCCTGCCCGGCAACGGCAAACCGGGCGGGCAGTGGGCGGATCACCGCAGGGTGATCAACGGGGTGCTGTTCCGGGCCCGGACCGGGGTGCCCTGGCCTGACCTCCCGGACCGGTACGGGCCCTGGCAGACCGTCTACGAACGGCATCGCCGCTGGTCAGCCGACGGCACCTGGAAGAGCGTCCTTCAGGAGTTACAGATCGAGGCCGATGCCGACGACCCGGACGGGACGCTTGCCCGCCGGGCGGAGCGTCAGGAGTGGGCGGTGAACATCGACTCGACTTCCTGCCGGGCGCATCATCACGCGGCCGGCGCGCCCCGCAAACCTCCAGCGGACTACCCGCAAAAGGGGGCGGGACGCGTGAGGAAGCAGATGGGC GAGGCGTTGGGACGCTCGCGGGGCGGGCTGACCAGCAAGGTCCATCTGCTCTCCGACGACCGGGCCCGCCCGCTGCACTGGCTGACCTCACCCGGCCAGCGAGGTGACAGCCCGATGTTCGCTCCGGTGCTGGACGGCTTGCGCATCCGGCGCCGCGGACCGGGCCGTCCGCGCAGCCGGCCGGACCGGGTGCGCGGCGACAAGGCCTACTCCAGCCGCGACAACCGCGCCTACCTGCGTCGGCGCGGGATCAAGGCCACCATCGCTCAGCCCGATGACCAGCGACTCCACCGCAAGCGCCGGGGACGAGCCGGTGGCCGACCCCCGGCCTTCGACAAGGCCCAGTACCGCCGTCGCAACGCGGTCGAGCGGTGCGTGAACAAGTGGAAGCAGTTCCGCGCGGTGGCCACCCGGTACGACAAGCGCGACTACATCTTCAACGGCACCCTGACCGTCACCGCGGTCGTCATCTGGCTCCGCGACACCGTCCAAGAGCCATCAGAAACGGCCTAG
- a CDS encoding IS3 family transposase (programmed frameshift), with translation MPAPRKYPDELRERAVREVRTTGRPIAHVAKDLGIHKEALRGWVRQAEADAGERDDRLTTAEHEELKQLRKEVAELRRANEILKAASAFFAAELDRPRNEADQVIEHLKDKGLGVGFACRVLGLSESAYYARKKRPKSARRLRDDQLMPLIEQVHAESGGTYGVRRITRALRRKGVLVARCTVERLMRELGLEGVIRGQRRRTTVPEPSAPRPPDLVDRDFTASRPDQLWVADMTYVRTWSGWAYVAFVLDVYSRMIVGWQVANHMRTELPLDALEMALWRRRIKKDSGLIHHSDRGSQYVSIRYTERLSEIGASASVGSVADSYDNAMAEALNGTFKAELIEMQGPWRDVDQVERAIFQWVTWYNEERLHSALDYVPPAEYEREWWRQREATPQSA, from the exons GTGCCAGCACCACGCAAATACCCGGACGAGCTCCGCGAGCGGGCCGTCCGCGAGGTCCGCACCACGGGCCGGCCGATCGCGCACGTCGCCAAAGACCTGGGCATCCACAAGGAAGCTCTGCGAGGCTGGGTCCGCCAGGCCGAGGCGGACGCCGGCGAGCGCGACGACCGGCTGACCACCGCCGAGCACGAGGAACTGAAGCAACTCCGCAAAGAAGTAGCGGAGTTGAGGCGGGCGAATGAGATCCTCAAAGCCGCGAGCGCGTTTTTTGCGGCCGAACTCGACCGTCCCCGGA ACGAGGCCGACCAGGTGATCGAGCACCTCAAGGACAAGGGTCTCGGGGTCGGGTTCGCCTGCCGGGTGCTGGGGCTGTCGGAGTCGGCGTACTACGCGCGCAAGAAGCGGCCGAAGTCGGCCCGCCGACTGCGCGACGACCAGCTGATGCCGCTGATCGAACAGGTCCATGCCGAGTCCGGCGGCACCTATGGTGTCCGCCGGATCACCCGCGCGCTCAGGCGCAAGGGCGTTCTCGTGGCACGCTGCACCGTCGAGCGGCTGATGCGTGAGCTGGGCCTGGAGGGCGTGATCCGCGGGCAGCGTCGCCGCACCACGGTGCCGGAGCCGTCGGCACCCAGGCCGCCGGACCTGGTCGACCGCGACTTCACGGCCTCGCGGCCGGATCAGCTGTGGGTGGCGGACATGACGTATGTGCGCACCTGGTCCGGCTGGGCGTACGTGGCGTTCGTCCTGGACGTGTACTCGCGGATGATTGTCGGCTGGCAGGTCGCGAACCACATGCGGACCGAACTGCCTTTGGACGCACTGGAGATGGCGTTGTGGAGACGCCGGATCAAGAAGGACTCCGGCCTCATTCATCACAGCGACCGTGGGTCGCAATACGTGTCAATTCGGTATACGGAGAGGCTGTCCGAGATCGGGGCTTCAGCCTCGGTCGGCTCGGTCGCGGACAGCTACGACAACGCGATGGCCGAGGCGCTGAACGGCACCTTCAAGGCCGAGCTGATCGAGATGCAAGGACCGTGGCGGGACGTCGACCAGGTCGAGCGGGCGATCTTCCAGTGGGTCACCTGGTACAACGAGGAACGGCTCCACTCCGCCCTCGACTACGTACCGCCCGCCGAGTACGAACGCGAGTGGTGGCGGCAACGGGAAGCCACCCCGCAGTCCGCCTGA
- a CDS encoding transposase family protein, which yields MIPLALDQLRGHLDVGADEVPGLLERLTQVPDPRDPRGVRHALSVVLALAACAVLAGATSLLAVGEWIADAPPQVLEGLGVCPDPVLPRRLVPAEATVRRLLTRIDGDALDRTACGSSACERRAARDCPWTATRLGRF from the coding sequence GTGATCCCGCTCGCCCTGGATCAGCTCCGAGGGCATCTCGACGTCGGCGCCGACGAGGTGCCCGGCCTGCTGGAGCGGCTGACCCAGGTTCCGGACCCGCGCGATCCGCGCGGAGTGCGGCACGCCCTGTCCGTCGTCCTCGCGCTGGCCGCGTGCGCGGTGCTGGCCGGGGCGACCTCGCTGCTGGCAGTCGGCGAGTGGATCGCGGACGCGCCGCCGCAGGTACTGGAGGGACTCGGTGTGTGCCCTGATCCGGTGTTGCCTCGGCGGCTGGTCCCGGCCGAGGCAACGGTCCGCCGGCTGCTGACCCGCATCGACGGAGACGCCCTGGACCGGACGGCTTGCGGATCGTCGGCCTGCGAGCGCCGGGCTGCGCGGGACTGTCCGTGGACGGCAACGCGGCTAGGCCGTTTCTGA